A part of Aegilops tauschii subsp. strangulata cultivar AL8/78 chromosome 2, Aet v6.0, whole genome shotgun sequence genomic DNA contains:
- the LOC109765370 gene encoding uncharacterized protein isoform X2, with amino-acid sequence MKLDLLKKFQSSFTHRLSLSSRQPTLLKTPHPRPTLSSPVNVHVLRPSPTPPSKQQSLLFELHRAGGDDVHVRWAEHNARVEIHHAATDEALLLCPPVIRQLRMTRPPSYTHLIVLMRLAVGWLLLGCSEIFRTLRAYLGLNAAGSMKAMQHGRFCLLVAICWLRAGGL; translated from the exons ATGAAACTCGACCTGTTGAAGAAGTTTCAGTCCAGCTTCACTCACCGCCTTTCATTGTCATCG AGACAACCGACATTGCTCAAAACGCCGCATCCCCGGCCTACTCTCTCTTCACCCGTCAATGTTCATGTGCTCCGACCCTCCCCGACCCCTCCCAGCAAGCAGCAGAGTCTCTTGTTCGAGCTCCACCGGGCCGGCGGCGACGACGTCCATGTTCGTTGGGCGGAGCACAATGCTAGGGTTGAAATCCACCATGCTGCTACTGATGAGGCTCTCCTCCTTTGTCCACCGGTTATCAGACAACTGCGTATGACACGTCCACCGTCGTACACTCATTTGATCGTGCTGATGCGCCTGGCTGTGGGATGGCTTCTGCTGGGATGCTCCGAG ATTTTTAGAACACTAAGGGCATATCTTGGCTTGAATGCTGCTGGGTCGATGAAGGCCATGCAACATGGCAG GTTTTGCTTACTCGTGGCTATATGTTGGCTTCGTGCTGGTGGGCTATAG
- the LOC109765370 gene encoding uncharacterized protein isoform X1, which yields MMGFMKLDLLKKFQSSFTHRLSLSSRQPTLLKTPHPRPTLSSPVNVHVLRPSPTPPSKQQSLLFELHRAGGDDVHVRWAEHNARVEIHHAATDEALLLCPPVIRQLRMTRPPSYTHLIVLMRLAVGWLLLGCSEIFRTLRAYLGLNAAGSMKAMQHGRFCLLVAICWLRAGGL from the exons ATGATGGG ATTCATGAAACTCGACCTGTTGAAGAAGTTTCAGTCCAGCTTCACTCACCGCCTTTCATTGTCATCG AGACAACCGACATTGCTCAAAACGCCGCATCCCCGGCCTACTCTCTCTTCACCCGTCAATGTTCATGTGCTCCGACCCTCCCCGACCCCTCCCAGCAAGCAGCAGAGTCTCTTGTTCGAGCTCCACCGGGCCGGCGGCGACGACGTCCATGTTCGTTGGGCGGAGCACAATGCTAGGGTTGAAATCCACCATGCTGCTACTGATGAGGCTCTCCTCCTTTGTCCACCGGTTATCAGACAACTGCGTATGACACGTCCACCGTCGTACACTCATTTGATCGTGCTGATGCGCCTGGCTGTGGGATGGCTTCTGCTGGGATGCTCCGAG ATTTTTAGAACACTAAGGGCATATCTTGGCTTGAATGCTGCTGGGTCGATGAAGGCCATGCAACATGGCAG GTTTTGCTTACTCGTGGCTATATGTTGGCTTCGTGCTGGTGGGCTATAG
- the LOC109765371 gene encoding endoribonuclease YBEY, chloroplastic, with amino-acid sequence MARLHHLLSRALASNHLLRPSPPPFSARPTLPLHSQPPPPPPPPHPHGRSPPHFLAAASRHYASSMSRPRRRGSARPMYPRRRRARRKGPAELSVQIGIEEALPDDPLILSIAETLRTDAGKAMKLAFHNLGNSEYKTRDPCISNVDEYDSVEVSLLLCDDDFIRKLNKEWRDEDHATDVLSMSQHIPGLQIPVLQLGDLVISVDTARRQAEERGHTLLDEIRILMVHGLLHLLGFDHELSKEAEEEMEQEEEQILNTLEWIGKGLIRSAYHFSTDMDHSENSDEANRDIEKRSLREGHQPKLTHIVCDIDGTVVDYEGHLHSESIESLREAVSQGVTVIMLTGKTRASTIATFKLLNMEGRGDFISENSPGVFLQGSLVYGEHGQLIYRANLDVDICKEACLYSLKHKIPLVAYCEEQCLTLFEHPSVDLLHTVHHETKVKVMPSVVDLLEYSSIQKLLFLGNTDEDFSVLTQHWSELTEGKACVIKEQPNAIEIVPLNSSKGGGIMVLLDHLGLTEDSDLEAVGDYTRWLSNK; translated from the exons atggcgcgcctccaccaccttcTCTCCCGCGCGCTCGCCTCCAACCACCTCCTCCGCCCTTCTCCGCCCCCTTTTTCAGCGCGCCCGACCCTCCCGCTTCActcgcagccgccgccgccgcctccgcctcctcatCCCCACGGTCGCAGCCCACCCCATttcctcgccgccgcctcgcggCACTACGCGTCATCCATGTCCAGACCACGGCGGCGCGGTTCGGCGCGGCCGATGTATCCGAGGCGGAGGAGAGCCAGGCGGAAGGGCCCCGCCGAGCTCAGCGTGCAGATTGGCATCGAAGAAGCCCTCCCCGACGACCCCCTCATCCTG AGTATTGCAGAAACGCTTCGAACGGATGCTGGGAAGGCGATGAAGCTGGCATTCCACAATTTGGGGAACTCGGAGTACAAGACCAGAGACCCCTGTATAAGCAATGTGGATGAGTACGACAGCGTTGAGGTGTCTCTGCTGCTTTGTGATGACGATTTTATCAGGAAGCTGAACAAGGAATGGAGGGATGAAGACCACGCGACAGACGTTCTGTCAATGTCGCAGCATATCCCGGGGCTCCAAATTCCCGTT CTGCAACTAGGTGACTTGGTAATTTCTGTTGACACAGCCCGACGGCAAGCGGAAGAAAGAGGCCATACACTTCTTGATGAGATAAGAATTCTCATG GTTCATGGATTGTTGCATTTATTGGGCTTTGATCATGAACTCAGCAAGGAGGCTGAAGAAGAGATGGAGCAGGAAGAAGAACAAATATTAAATACTCTTGAATGGATAGGAAAAGGACTCATTAGGAGTGCGTATCATTTCAGTACTGATATGGATCATTCAGAAAATTCTGATG AGGCCAATAGAGATATAGAGAAAAGGAGTTTACGGGAGGGTCATCAGCCGAAACTGACCCATATAGTATGTGATATAGATG GTACTGTTGTGGATTATGAAGGACACCTGCATTCAGAGTCAATAGAATCTTTGAGAGAGGCAGTATCACAGGGAGTAACTGTTATCATGCTTACTGGCAAG ACCCGTGCTTCCACCATAGCAACCTTCAAGCTTCTTAATATGGAAGGAAGAGGTGATTTTATATCGGAGAATTCACCTGGTGTATTTCTACAG GGTTCACTTGTATATGGGGAGCATGGCCAACTTATTTATAGAGCAAACTTGGATGTGGATATATGCAAGGAG GCATGTTTGTACTCCTTGAAGCATAAAATTCCTCTTGTTGCATACTGTGAGGAACAATGTTTGACCTTGTTTGAACATCCTTCTGTCGACTTGTTGCACACTGTGCACCATGAGACCAAG GTAAAAGTGATGCCTTCAGTTGTGGATCTCTTGGAATATTCATCGATTCAG AAGTTGCTTTTCCTTGGCAACACGGATGAAGATTTTTCTGTCCTCACACAGCATTGGTCGGAACTAACAGAAGGGAAAGCATGTGTTATCAAAGAGCAGCCAAATGCAATTGAGATTGTTCCCCTTAATTCTTCAAAAGGCGGTGGTATAATGGTTCTACTTGATCATCTCGGATTAACTGAAGAT TCTGATCTTGAGGCGGTTGGAGACTATACCAGATGGCTAAGCAACAAGTGA